In Psychrobacter ciconiae, the following are encoded in one genomic region:
- the rpoD gene encoding RNA polymerase sigma factor RpoD, producing MNDKSVSTSTSQLATLIQMGKEQGYLTYAEVNDQLPESITESDQIEDIVQMLTDVGIKIFESAPDDDDILMSDDASDDDMAADEAAAVLASVETEPGRTTDPVRMYMREMGTVDLLTREGEIAIAKRIEEGIRDVQYAMAYWPGTVQFVLDEYQRVLEGEKKLSDVITGFLDPETDDVPPTVDDDEKIPVIKTKGTTKDVNLDDDEEDEELEAADDEDAEEETGGLDPEEVRIRLEEIEALFTIAKAALKEHGRGSREAEAAYAKLAERFMMLKLNNRLSDQVMAIMHDVYDDVRKLERQIMRLVIRRGRMPRNEFRKTFPSNEANVDWLTERLKGKPGFAETLEKVIDDVILLQRKIRDYEQQLDMEIHDMKDVARRMAIGEAKARRAKKEMVEANLRLVISIAKKYTNRGLQFLDLIQEGNIGLMKAVDKFEYRRGYKFSTYATWWIRQAITRSIADQARTIRIPVHMIETINKINRVSRQLLQEMGREPTPEELGERLEMDEVKVRKVLKIAKEPISMETPIGDDEDSHLGDFIEDQTISSPVDDATSAGLREATRDVLSNLTEREARVLKMRFGIDMPTDHTLEEVGKQFDVTRERIRQIEAKALRKLRHPSRSEHLRSFLEND from the coding sequence ATGAACGATAAGTCAGTATCTACGTCCACCTCGCAGTTGGCAACCTTAATTCAGATGGGAAAAGAGCAAGGTTATCTGACCTATGCTGAGGTCAACGACCAATTGCCTGAATCCATCACCGAAAGCGACCAGATTGAAGATATTGTCCAGATGCTCACCGACGTGGGCATCAAAATCTTTGAGTCCGCGCCCGATGATGATGACATCTTAATGAGCGATGACGCCTCTGATGACGATATGGCAGCCGATGAAGCCGCCGCAGTGTTGGCATCGGTTGAAACTGAGCCGGGTCGCACCACCGACCCTGTTCGGATGTATATGCGCGAGATGGGAACGGTCGATTTGTTGACCCGCGAGGGCGAAATCGCCATTGCCAAGCGCATTGAAGAAGGCATCCGCGACGTTCAATATGCCATGGCGTATTGGCCAGGAACGGTTCAGTTTGTCCTTGACGAATATCAGCGCGTTTTGGAAGGCGAAAAAAAGCTTTCTGACGTCATCACCGGCTTTTTAGATCCAGAAACCGACGATGTGCCACCAACGGTTGATGATGACGAAAAAATCCCTGTCATCAAAACCAAAGGCACGACCAAAGATGTCAATTTGGACGATGACGAAGAAGACGAAGAGCTTGAAGCGGCAGATGATGAAGACGCCGAAGAAGAAACCGGCGGTCTTGACCCTGAAGAGGTTCGAATTCGTTTAGAGGAAATCGAAGCGCTATTCACCATTGCCAAAGCGGCGCTGAAAGAGCATGGTCGCGGCAGCCGCGAAGCTGAAGCAGCCTATGCCAAGCTTGCTGAGCGCTTTATGATGCTTAAGCTTAACAACCGCTTATCTGACCAAGTCATGGCAATCATGCACGACGTTTATGATGACGTTCGCAAGCTTGAGCGCCAAATCATGCGCCTTGTCATCCGCCGTGGTCGCATGCCGCGAAACGAGTTCCGCAAGACCTTTCCAAGTAACGAAGCCAATGTTGACTGGCTCACCGAGCGCTTAAAAGGCAAACCCGGCTTTGCCGAAACGCTTGAAAAAGTCATTGATGACGTCATTTTACTTCAGCGCAAGATCCGCGACTACGAGCAGCAGCTAGACATGGAAATCCATGACATGAAGGACGTTGCTCGCCGCATGGCAATTGGGGAAGCCAAAGCCCGCCGCGCCAAAAAAGAGATGGTTGAGGCGAACCTGCGTCTTGTGATTTCAATTGCCAAAAAATACACCAACCGCGGCTTGCAGTTCTTGGACTTGATCCAAGAAGGCAACATTGGGCTTATGAAAGCGGTGGATAAGTTTGAATATCGCCGAGGTTATAAGTTTTCAACCTATGCCACCTGGTGGATTCGCCAAGCCATCACCCGCTCGATTGCGGATCAGGCGCGCACCATCCGCATTCCGGTGCATATGATTGAAACCATTAACAAAATCAACCGCGTATCCCGTCAACTCTTACAAGAAATGGGTCGCGAGCCCACGCCTGAGGAATTAGGCGAACGCTTGGAAATGGACGAAGTTAAAGTCCGCAAAGTGCTTAAAATTGCCAAAGAGCCGATTTCCATGGAAACGCCGATTGGGGATGATGAAGATTCGCACTTAGGCGACTTTATCGAAGACCAAACCATCTCAAGCCCTGTCGATGATGCCACCTCAGCAGGACTTCGGGAAGCCACCCGCGACGTGCTTAGCAACTTAACTGAGCGTGAAGCCCGCGTGCTTAAGATGCGCTTTGGCATCGACATGCCAACCGACCACACCCTTGAGGAAGTCGGCAAGCAGTTTGACGTGACCCGCGAGCGCATCCGTCAAATTGAGGCAAAAGCGCTGCGTAAACTGCGTCATCCGTCGCGCTCTGAGCATCTGCGCTCATTTCTTGAAAATGACTGA
- a CDS encoding S1C family serine protease, whose translation MSSSPNANDKAKVWQWLPWLLLLIFVLLSVWLFMQMKNASEAKWEPPRATTEAPEAVPSTSDAPVNAIVSYHDAVARASQSVVNIYTTQAMTEHPYMDDPVLRRFFEFHGGGDPDQGATNLGSGVIVSKDGYIVTNAHVVEKADEITVGFSDGRKARAKVIGTDPDSDLAVIKVDLQGLTPLSFREAPIRVGDLALAIGNPFGVGQTVTQGIISATGRTGLGVNKFEDFIQTDAAINPGNSGGALVDANGELVGINTVIFSRSGGSMGIGFAIPTALVEQVMNAIIKDGKVSRGWLGVEIQSQLRDPTQLESSTGVEVMGVIPQGPAAKSGLKVGDIILTIDGVEMTDANTLVQYVARKPPNTELNAQILRGGKNRQVKIMLMERPAQEEPEPTIIFDENLGGQNPHEGAQIAPELSEEERNRLREELLDMIEQDAIRRQQQQ comes from the coding sequence ATGTCGTCATCCCCAAATGCCAATGATAAAGCAAAAGTTTGGCAGTGGTTACCGTGGCTGTTGCTGCTCATCTTTGTGCTGCTGTCGGTGTGGCTGTTTATGCAAATGAAAAACGCCTCAGAGGCAAAATGGGAACCGCCGCGAGCGACAACGGAAGCACCAGAAGCTGTGCCCTCAACGTCAGACGCACCGGTTAATGCCATCGTCTCCTACCATGACGCGGTTGCCCGAGCTTCGCAATCGGTGGTGAATATTTATACCACCCAAGCGATGACCGAGCATCCATATATGGACGACCCCGTATTGCGGCGCTTTTTTGAGTTTCATGGCGGCGGCGACCCTGACCAGGGCGCAACCAACCTAGGCTCAGGGGTTATCGTATCAAAAGACGGCTACATCGTCACCAACGCTCATGTGGTCGAAAAGGCGGATGAAATCACCGTCGGCTTTAGTGATGGTCGCAAAGCCCGCGCTAAAGTCATCGGCACTGACCCTGACAGCGACTTAGCAGTGATCAAGGTCGATTTGCAAGGCTTGACGCCGCTTAGCTTTCGTGAAGCACCTATTCGTGTAGGCGACTTGGCATTGGCAATCGGTAATCCCTTTGGCGTTGGGCAGACAGTCACTCAAGGGATTATTTCAGCTACCGGTCGAACCGGTCTTGGGGTGAATAAGTTTGAGGACTTTATCCAAACCGACGCAGCAATTAACCCTGGTAACTCAGGCGGCGCATTGGTTGATGCCAATGGTGAATTGGTGGGCATTAATACGGTGATTTTTTCGCGCTCAGGTGGCTCGATGGGTATTGGCTTTGCCATTCCAACGGCGCTTGTTGAGCAGGTGATGAACGCCATTATCAAAGACGGCAAGGTCAGTCGCGGCTGGCTTGGCGTTGAGATTCAGTCACAGCTTCGTGATCCCACTCAGCTTGAAAGCTCGACCGGCGTTGAAGTGATGGGCGTAATTCCGCAAGGTCCTGCAGCAAAAAGCGGGCTGAAAGTTGGCGATATCATCTTAACTATCGACGGCGTTGAAATGACTGACGCCAATACCTTAGTTCAATATGTAGCAAGAAAACCGCCAAACACTGAGCTGAACGCACAAATCTTGCGCGGTGGCAAAAACCGTCAAGTGAAAATCATGCTGATGGAACGCCCCGCTCAAGAAGAACCAGAGCCGACCATTATTTTTGATGAAAATCTTGGCGGTCAAAACCCACATGAGGGCGCTCAAATTGCCCCAGAGCTGAGCGAAGAAGAGCGCAACCGCTTGCGTGAGGAACTTCTTGACATGATTGAACAAGATGCCATTCGCCGACAGCAGCAGCAATAA
- the yfaE gene encoding class I ribonucleotide reductase maintenance protein YfaE produces the protein MTWVITTKMQFYLHEEETLLDGLLRTGHDINYQCREGYCGSCRVQCVSNTVPIEYVIEPIAMLDDDEILPCCCRVQGVIHINHDLIKD, from the coding sequence ATGACTTGGGTAATAACAACAAAGATGCAATTTTATTTGCACGAAGAAGAAACGCTGCTTGATGGACTTCTTAGAACGGGGCACGATATTAATTATCAATGCCGCGAGGGCTATTGTGGTAGTTGCCGCGTTCAATGCGTTTCCAATACTGTGCCGATTGAGTATGTTATCGAGCCGATTGCGATGCTTGATGACGATGAAATCTTGCCGTGCTGCTGCCGCGTTCAAGGCGTGATTCATATCAATCATGATTTGATAAAGGATTAA
- a CDS encoding Nif3-like dinuclear metal center hexameric protein — MTQDSAIFAKDITKFCDDYLSTASFQDYCPNGLQVDGGAGIKRIVTGVTASEALIDAAIQDGADAILVHHGYFWKGEPAPIVGMKGKRIRKLMQHGISLIAYHLPLDAHPEIGNNAVLAKALGLIITGALYPAEARPVGNIATCPPQSHDELCQTIETVLGRKPLYISGNRDTKISRVGICTGGAQDMIDQAAMMGCDAYISGEISERTTHSARELGIDYFACGHHATERGGIEALGKVVSEQFNIPVTFIDIDNPA; from the coding sequence ATGACTCAAGATTCTGCTATTTTTGCCAAAGACATTACCAAGTTTTGTGATGACTATTTATCCACCGCAAGCTTTCAAGATTATTGCCCAAACGGCTTGCAAGTCGATGGCGGCGCGGGAATCAAACGAATTGTGACCGGTGTTACCGCGTCTGAGGCATTAATAGATGCCGCAATTCAAGATGGCGCGGATGCCATTTTGGTGCATCATGGCTATTTTTGGAAAGGTGAGCCTGCGCCTATTGTTGGGATGAAAGGCAAGCGCATTCGCAAATTGATGCAACATGGCATCTCCTTAATTGCTTATCACTTGCCGCTTGATGCCCACCCCGAGATTGGCAACAATGCGGTATTGGCAAAAGCGCTTGGCTTGATTATCACAGGAGCACTGTATCCTGCTGAGGCAAGACCGGTTGGCAATATCGCCACTTGCCCGCCACAAAGCCATGATGAGCTTTGCCAAACCATTGAAACCGTTTTAGGTCGCAAGCCGCTTTATATTTCAGGAAATCGCGATACGAAAATTTCACGCGTCGGCATTTGTACCGGCGGCGCTCAAGATATGATTGACCAAGCAGCCATGATGGGCTGCGATGCTTATATTTCAGGGGAAATCTCTGAGCGAACCACACACAGCGCTCGCGAGCTTGGTATCGACTATTTTGCTTGTGGTCATCACGCCACCGAGCGCGGCGGCATTGAAGCGCTTGGCAAAGTAGTTTCTGAGCAGTTTAATATTCCGGTGACTTTTATTGATATTGACAATCCGGCTTAA
- the nrdA gene encoding class 1a ribonucleoside-diphosphate reductase subunit alpha — MTHIDNLQVTKRDGRLERIDLDKIHKVITWAAEGLDNVSVSQVELKSHIQFYEGIKTRDIHETIIKAAADLISENTPDYQYLAARLAIFHLRKIAYGQFNPPSLFNQVKTLTDNGKYDAHILADYSREEFDELNDYLDHDRDMNLAYAAVEQMAGKYLVQDRVTKTVFESPQFLYMLVGMCLFANYDKTERLDYVKRFYDATSQFKISLPTPIMSGVRTPSRQFSSCVLIECGDSLDSINATTSAIVRYVSQRAGIGINAGRIRALGSPIRGGEAQHTGCIPFYKLFQTAVKCCSQGGVRGGAATLFYPLWHLEVESLLVLKNNRGVEDNRVRHMDYGVQINKTLYTRLIKGQDISLFSPSDVPGLYDAFFEDQDKFEALYTQYENDKSIRSRQILAADLFSLMMQERASTGRIYIQNVDHCNTHSPFDASVAPIRQSNLCMEIALPTSPLDNINDETGEIALCTLSAVNLGKVENITDIEEPAELIVRALDALLDYQDYPVIAARNGSMRRRTLGVGVINYAYYLAKNGTRYSDDSALGLTHQTFEALQYYLLKASNKLAREQGACPAFNETTYSQGILPIDTYKKDLDSVCQEPLVFDWEALRADIKAYGLRNSTLTALMPSETSSQIANATNGIEPPRGLVSIKASKDGILKQVVPDIDALKHQYELLWQMPNNDGYLKLVAIMQKFVDQSISTNTNYDPTRFEGQRVPMKVLLKDLLTAYKLGVKTLYYHNTRDGANDAQADMEDDCAGGACKI; from the coding sequence ATGACACATATTGACAATCTTCAAGTAACCAAACGCGATGGTCGCCTTGAGCGCATCGATTTGGACAAAATCCACAAGGTCATCACGTGGGCAGCTGAGGGCTTGGATAATGTGTCGGTGTCGCAAGTTGAGCTTAAATCGCACATTCAGTTTTATGAAGGCATCAAAACCCGCGACATTCACGAAACCATCATTAAAGCGGCGGCAGACTTAATCTCCGAAAACACGCCCGATTATCAATATTTGGCAGCGCGTCTAGCGATTTTTCATTTGCGCAAAATCGCTTATGGTCAATTTAACCCGCCATCACTTTTCAATCAGGTTAAAACTTTAACCGACAATGGCAAATACGATGCGCATATTCTTGCCGACTACAGCCGCGAAGAATTTGACGAGCTTAACGACTATCTCGACCACGACCGCGATATGAACCTAGCCTACGCTGCTGTCGAGCAAATGGCAGGAAAATACCTCGTTCAAGACCGCGTGACCAAGACCGTGTTTGAAAGCCCGCAGTTTTTATATATGCTCGTTGGCATGTGCTTGTTTGCCAATTACGACAAAACCGAGCGCTTAGATTACGTGAAGCGCTTTTATGATGCGACCTCACAATTTAAAATCTCCCTACCAACGCCGATTATGTCTGGCGTTCGAACGCCATCGCGCCAGTTCAGCTCTTGCGTGTTGATTGAGTGCGGCGATAGCCTTGACTCGATTAACGCCACCACAAGTGCGATTGTTCGCTATGTGTCGCAGCGCGCTGGAATCGGCATTAACGCCGGTCGCATCCGCGCCCTTGGTAGCCCCATTCGCGGCGGTGAAGCTCAGCATACCGGCTGTATTCCGTTTTATAAACTGTTTCAAACGGCAGTCAAATGCTGCTCACAAGGCGGCGTTCGCGGTGGGGCTGCGACCCTGTTCTACCCGCTTTGGCATTTAGAGGTGGAATCGCTTTTGGTGCTCAAGAACAACCGCGGCGTTGAGGACAACCGCGTCCGCCACATGGACTACGGCGTTCAAATTAACAAAACGCTCTACACCCGATTGATTAAAGGTCAAGATATTAGCTTGTTTTCGCCAAGCGACGTTCCGGGGCTTTATGATGCGTTTTTTGAAGACCAAGACAAGTTTGAAGCGCTTTATACTCAGTACGAAAATGATAAAAGCATCCGCAGCCGTCAAATTCTGGCAGCCGACTTATTTAGTTTGATGATGCAAGAGCGCGCCAGCACCGGTCGCATTTATATCCAAAACGTCGACCACTGCAACACCCACAGCCCGTTTGATGCCAGCGTTGCCCCCATTCGCCAGTCCAACCTGTGTATGGAAATCGCGCTACCGACCAGCCCGCTTGATAACATCAATGATGAAACGGGCGAGATTGCCCTTTGTACGTTATCAGCGGTCAACCTTGGCAAAGTTGAGAACATCACCGACATTGAAGAGCCTGCCGAGCTGATCGTTCGCGCTTTAGATGCCCTTCTCGACTACCAAGATTATCCGGTTATCGCGGCTAGAAATGGCAGTATGCGCCGCCGAACGTTGGGCGTTGGCGTGATTAACTACGCTTATTATTTGGCAAAAAATGGTACGCGCTACTCTGACGACAGCGCGCTAGGGCTTACCCATCAAACCTTTGAAGCGCTGCAATACTATCTGCTTAAAGCCTCAAACAAGCTTGCCCGCGAGCAAGGCGCTTGCCCTGCCTTTAACGAGACCACTTATAGCCAAGGTATTTTGCCGATTGACACCTATAAAAAGGACTTGGACAGCGTTTGCCAAGAGCCACTGGTGTTTGATTGGGAAGCACTTCGCGCCGATATCAAAGCGTATGGTCTTCGCAACTCAACCTTGACCGCGCTTATGCCGTCTGAAACCTCAAGCCAAATCGCCAACGCCACCAACGGCATTGAGCCGCCGCGCGGTTTGGTGTCCATCAAAGCATCAAAAGATGGCATCTTAAAGCAAGTCGTCCCTGACATCGACGCGCTTAAGCACCAATACGAGCTGCTTTGGCAAATGCCGAACAACGACGGCTATTTGAAACTGGTCGCCATCATGCAAAAGTTCGTTGACCAAAGTATCTCAACCAACACCAACTACGACCCGACCCGCTTTGAGGGTCAGCGCGTTCCGATGAAGGTGCTGCTCAAAGACTTGCTGACGGCGTATAAGCTTGGGGTGAAAACGCTGTATTACCACAACACGCGGGACGGCGCGAACGATGCTCAGGCGGATATGGAAGATGATTGCGCAGGCGGGGCTTGTAAGATTTAG
- the nrdB gene encoding class Ia ribonucleoside-diphosphate reductase subunit beta — MTYSIFSQTPNNALTEPMFFGQPVNVARYDQQKHPIFEQLIEKQLSFFWRPEEVDVSKDRMDFGNLSSHEQHIFLSNLKYQTLLDSIQGRSPNVVLLPLVSIPELETWIETWSFSETIHSRSYTHIIRNIVNDPSVVFDDIMENEHILERASDIARFYDGLYQSAQLYTQFGAGTHNVNGKSITVDLTSLKKQLYLCLMAVNVLEAIRFYVSFACSFAFAERKLMEGNAKIIKLIARDEALHLTGTQHMLNLMRNGKDDPEMVAIADSCYEESIEIFKTAAEQEKAWAGYLFKDGSMIGLNKDILCQYIEYITNLRMEAIGLPSAFPNSKSNPIPWINTWLSSDNVQVAPQETEISSYLVGQIDSDLSNSDFDDFEL; from the coding sequence ATGACCTACTCAATTTTCTCCCAAACGCCAAACAACGCCCTGACCGAACCCATGTTTTTTGGTCAACCCGTCAACGTCGCGCGTTACGACCAACAAAAGCACCCCATCTTTGAGCAGCTTATCGAAAAGCAGCTGAGCTTTTTTTGGCGACCCGAAGAGGTGGACGTCTCAAAAGATAGAATGGACTTTGGCAACTTATCCTCGCACGAGCAGCACATTTTTTTAAGCAATTTGAAGTACCAAACCCTGCTCGACTCCATCCAAGGTCGCAGCCCAAACGTGGTACTGCTGCCGCTGGTGTCCATCCCCGAGCTTGAAACGTGGATTGAAACGTGGTCGTTTAGTGAAACTATCCACTCGCGCAGCTACACCCACATCATCCGCAACATCGTCAACGACCCAAGTGTGGTGTTTGACGACATCATGGAAAATGAGCATATTCTAGAGCGCGCCTCCGATATTGCTCGCTTTTACGATGGACTGTACCAAAGCGCCCAGCTTTACACCCAGTTTGGCGCCGGAACTCACAACGTCAACGGCAAGAGCATCACCGTTGATTTAACCTCACTGAAAAAGCAGCTGTATTTATGCCTCATGGCGGTCAACGTGTTAGAGGCCATCCGCTTTTACGTGTCGTTTGCCTGCTCGTTTGCCTTTGCTGAGCGCAAATTGATGGAAGGCAACGCCAAAATCATCAAGCTGATCGCCCGTGACGAGGCGCTGCACTTAACCGGAACTCAGCACATGCTCAACCTCATGCGCAATGGCAAAGATGACCCTGAAATGGTCGCCATCGCTGACAGCTGCTATGAAGAAAGCATCGAGATTTTCAAAACCGCCGCCGAACAAGAAAAAGCATGGGCAGGCTATTTGTTCAAAGACGGCTCGATGATTGGGCTAAATAAAGACATTTTGTGCCAATACATCGAGTACATCACTAACTTGCGAATGGAAGCGATTGGGCTACCGTCAGCGTTCCCCAATTCAAAATCAAACCCGATTCCGTGGATAAACACGTGGCTATCCTCGGACAATGTTCAAGTCGCTCCGCAAGAAACCGAAATAAGCTCATATTTGGTCGGTCAGATAGATTCTGACTTGTCGAACAGCGACTTTGATGACTTCGAGCTGTAA
- a CDS encoding YbeD family protein: protein MSDDKNDPNHDPKAVNISDVTPERPLKGKKTDIQNPELWQFPMNYPMSIIGHEGEHDTLLNEIKLILGSQFPDFDLASIEVKPSKTGRFHSARVNLYLTSAEQVNELYAALDNAKTVRMVL, encoded by the coding sequence ATGAGCGATGATAAAAACGACCCCAATCATGACCCTAAAGCGGTCAACATTTCTGATGTGACCCCTGAGCGTCCCCTCAAAGGCAAAAAGACCGACATTCAAAACCCTGAGCTTTGGCAGTTTCCGATGAACTACCCCATGAGCATCATCGGTCATGAAGGCGAACACGACACCCTACTTAACGAAATTAAGCTGATCTTGGGCAGTCAATTTCCTGACTTTGATTTGGCATCGATTGAGGTTAAACCGTCAAAAACCGGACGCTTTCACTCTGCCCGCGTCAACTTGTACTTAACGAGTGCTGAGCAAGTCAATGAGCTTTACGCGGCGCTTGATAACGCCAAAACGGTCAGAATGGTGCTTTAA